AAGAGCGCCTGTTTGGAGAACGCCTGCTTGGAGTCAAGGATGATGACCTTCGACTTGGGCTTGTTGGCCTTGAAATAATGGGCGATCTGACTGGCGCGCTCGTATGGCCCGGGCGGGCAACGGAAGGGGTTGGCCGGAGCCGAGATGACGACCACGCCGCCGTCGGCCATGTCTTCAAGCTGCTTGCGCAGGATCAGGGTCTGCTCGCCGGCCTTCCAGGCGTGCGGCAGCTTCTGCGCAGCGTCTTCGCTGTAGCCTTCGACCTTGTCGAACAGGATTTGGATACCCGGGGCGACGATGCAGCGATCGTAGCCGAATTCGGTGCCGCCTGCGGTCTTGACGACCTTCTTTTCGGCATCGATACCCGCCGCAGTGTCATGCACCACGTTGATCCCGTGCGCCTTGAGTCCGTCGTAGCCGACCTTGAGCGTATCGAAAGCGCGGTCTCCGCCGAGCACTTCGTTGCTCAGATAGCAGGTGATGTATTCCTCGTTGGGCTCGATGACCGTCACGTCGATGCTCGAATCGGCCATCTTGATGTACTTGGCGGCGGTCGCACCACCGGTGCCGCCGCCGACGATCACGACCTTCTGCGTCGCGCCGAGGGCGAGGTGCGGTGCACCGATCAGGCCGACAGCGGTTGCTGCGCCCGCGACCTTTACGAAATCACGTCTGTTGATCTTCATTCCGTTCTATCCTCCGGTGGCGATTACTGCTGGCTCGCGTAGAAAGCAAACACGGCGGCGAGCCCCGCGTCTCCGTCCTTCTCGAGAAGGTCATCCAGCTTGCTCTTCATCTTCTTGGGAATCTCGCGACGATCCGCCCGGAAGTCCTCCATGGAATAGGCGAGATAGGGTGTCCACTGGCCGGCGAGGAGGTAGAAATCCTCGGCATCTTCACCGGTGTCCGGATCACGCAACGGGATGCCGCCCTCGGCATGGCAGTTCTCGCAGTATTTGTCGTGCAGCTTCGCACCCTGGTCAACCAGCGCCTTGTCGTAATCCTGTTGGGCGGGCTTGAACTCCTGAGTGTTGAAGAACTCTGCCATCTGCTCGAATTCCTCGTCCGTATAGCCTTTGGCGATCCGGCCCATGATGGTCGAGTAGATGTCGCCGCTCTTGTAGCCCTGCATCATGTCGACGAAGACAACCCGGTTGATCCCGGCGATGATGGGCGATGCCGGACCCGCACTGTGGCCGAGGGTGCCGTGACAACCGGCGCAGGTGTTGGCAAGCATCGATGCTGTGGCGTCGGCATTGGCTCCCGAGGACACGCCGAGCGCGAGTGCGCCGGCAAGTAGGGCCAATCTTGGTGATATCGTGGCCATGCTTCCTCCAAATGGTCGTTAGGTGGTGTCGGTAACGCGCGGCGCTCGATGCCGCGATGCAGGAGGGGCGTCCTTTTTGCGTCCCTCGGTGCATTTGGTGTCGCCCCGGGCCGCGTCGGTCGCGTGTCGTCCTCAGGGGCTGAGTCGCTGCGCCAAAAGCGCGGCGGCTTCTCGATTGCCTCGTTGCTCCGCCAGATCCCCGGCGGTGCGCCCGTCGCTGTTTGTCAGGGCAGGGTCGGCGCGATAGGTCAGCAGGGTTTGAATCAACTCGGCGTGGTCCGTGACGACCGCTTCCATCAACGCGGAGGTGCCGTCCTCGTCCTGAAGATTGGGATTGGCCCCGCGCTCGAGCAGGAGCAGGGTGGCGTCGGGATGTCCCTGGCTGATCGCCAGGATCAGCGGTGTTGCCCCGAGTCCGTCGCGGGCATTGACGTCAGCGCCCGCGTCGAGCAGGGCCTTGACCACGTGCCAGTGACCGGCGTCGGCCGCAAGCAGCAGCGCCGTCTCGCCCTCCTTGTCCCTGGACTCAAGCTCCGCACCGGACTCGATCAAGAGGTCGACGACCTCGACCTGTCCGTGCACGGCGGCGAGCATGAGCGCGGTTCGCCCCTCTCGATCGGATGCCTTGGGGTCGGCGCCGCGAAAGAGCAGCTGCTCGGCCATGTCGGAAATGCCGTAACGCGAGGCGATCATCAAGGGATCCCAGCCGATGCGGGTTCGGTCGTGTACGTTCGCGCCGCGCTCGATCAAAACGGCCGTGATGGCGATGTTGCCGTGCTCTGCGGCAAAGGTGAGCGGCGTGCAGCTCGCAACGGTGCGGGCATTGACGTTGGCCCCACGCGTCAGGAGCAGGGCAACCGTCTCGAGATCGTCGGATTCCACGGCGACCATCAAGGCGGTTTTGCCTAATTCGTTGGCCGCATCAACCGGAATCCCTTGGTCGAGCAGGGCGGCGACGGCCTCGGTGTCGCCGATCATGGCGGCGAGGCGAAGCTCTTTGCCGAGGTCGGGGCTCACCGGATCGGCCGCCTGCACCTCGGTGAGCAGCACGGCACCAACGATCAGCAGGAGTGAGCCGATCGCCCGACGATATTGGCTCGAAAGCTGGATGACACTCATGACCGACCTCGGCGTGTTCGCTGCATGGCGCGCTCAGGCGGCGTCCGGATCCGCGGGAGTGGCTTTACCCCCGGTGCTCCGAGCCGCTTCGGATGTCGCTGCCGTGTCCTCTGCAGGCGCTTTCGGGGGCTCGTCGGACGGCGGCTCATCGGGGAGATGATGCGCGATCCCTTTGTGACAATCGATGCAGGTTTGTCCGCGATCCTCGGCCGCGCCGTGTCGGCTGCGTGCGGAGCGGCTCTGTGCCGACAGATCCATGTTGGAGAAGTCGTGACAGCTCCTGCAGGTGCGCGAGTTGTCCGCCTTCATCCTGTCCCAGACACGATTCGCCATTGCCCAGCGCTGCGCCTCGAACTTCTCCGGGGTGTCGATCGTGCCGATCAATTCGTGATAGACGTCCTTGGCGGCCATGAGCTTGGCATGGAGCTTGGGGAAAAACTCCCGCGGCACATGACAGTCCGAGCAGGACGCTTGGACACCGGAGGCGTTCTTGTAGTGAACCGTCTCCTGATACTCGGCGTAGGGGACCTGTAAACTGTGGCAAGAGACACAGAGGTCCATTCGGTTCGAATAGGCCAGACCGCCGGACATGGCAACGGCAAATCCGATCCCCGCCACGAACACCAGTACCAAGACGACAAGCGATGTCCTGCGTGTGGATTTGCGGGCTTCAGACATAGACATCCTCTTTACGGCGACGACTGGGGGACGTCGTTGGCCGTCACGGCTCTTATTCTTGTGAACGCCAGACGGGCGTTTAGTCTTTGACGATTCGCAATCGATGGTACGGCATCCGTGCCCTGCTTGCCAAGGTGGGCAAGCACTCAAGGAGTCGGTTGTCGGTGATCGGTTATTGCTTCGTCGGTTGGTTGGTGATCGGTGATCGGGGCGAGGGCGCCGGCCAGCGCAAGGCCGGGCCACGCGGATCGATCGGGTCTCAGTCCGCGTCGCGCCGTGCGCCGATCCCGCGCTCGTGCGCGAAGTCGAGCATGCGGCGAATCGGTACTAGTGCTCGTCTGCCGAGGGCCGGATCGATCAGGATCTCCTGGTCTCCCTTGAGCAGGACCTGCTCGAGGTTCTGCAATGCATTCATGGCCATCCACGGGCAATGCGCGCAGCTCTCGCAGGTCGCGCCTTCGCCGGCCGTCGGGGCCGGGATCAGGGTCTTGCCGGGCGCGAGCTGGTGCATCTTCCAGAAGATCCCGGCGTCGGTCGCGACGATGAACTCACGGTTCGGCATCTCGACCACGGCCTTGATGAGCTGGGTGGTCGAGCCGACCACGTCGGCCTGATCGACGACGTCGTCCGGAGATTCGGGGTGCACCAACACAGCCGCCTCGGGATGGAGCTTGCGCACACGCTCCAGCGCGAAGGATTTGAACTCTTCGTGAACCACGCAGGCGCCGTCCCAGAGCAGCATGTCCGCCCCGGTCATGCGCTGGACATAGTGTCCCAGATGCTTATCGGGCGCCCAGAGAACCTTATGGCCCTGCTCGGCAAGATAGGCGACGATGGGCAGGGCAATGCTGGAGGTCACGACCCAATCGGACCTGGCCTTGACCTCGGCGCTCGTGTTGGCATAGACCACGACGGTGTGGTCCGGGTGGGCATCGCAGAAGGCGCCGAAGGCGTCCGCCGGACAGCCTTCATCGAGCGAGCAGGTCGCGCGAAGGTCCGGCATCAGGATCCGCTTCTCGGGATTGAGGATCTTCGCCGTCTCGCCCATGAAGCGAACGCCGCAGACCACCAGTGTTCGTGCACTGCTGGCGGCGCCGAAGCGCGCCATTTCCAACGAGTCCGAGACGCAGCCGCCGGTCTCCTCGGCGAGCGCCTGAAGATCGGCATCCGTGTAGTAATGCGCGACCAGGACCGCATCCTGCGCCTTGAGCAGCGCCTTGATCCGGTCCGTGAGCTGTGCTTTCTCGAGCGTGCTCAGCGTCGGCCATTGCGGATGCGGCGGAACCGCGATGGCGGGTCTCGGCGCGTGCTCGGGTGCTCGGATGCTCATCGTGTCACCAGTGCTTGCGATTCGGTCAAGCCGCGGAGTGCTCCGTCCTGCCGAGCACGGCCGCCGGGTCATCGGGGAGGTGCGCCTTGTGCGGCGACTCCTTCAGGCCCTTGGGGTTCGTATAGCGTTCGTTGAGCGTCTGCACGAAATTCTCGCAGTTTTGAAGAACCTCGTTGATCTGTGTGCGGGTCTTGCTGCTCCATCCGATCGGCCGGCCGATGATGACCGGGCGATAGAAGCGGGTGTTCTTTTTGAAGGCAGACATCAGATTTCCCGGCGGGTTCTTGCGTGCGACCTGCTTTCTCAGCCAGGGCTCGACGCTCATCGCGGCCAGTTTGCGAACCGTGAAATGGGTGCCGATGGCCAGTGCGATCAGCGTCCCGATCAAGGCATCGTGGCCCCAAGTGTAGTGGCTCGTCAGGACCTCCAGCCAAGCGGGTTCATAGGAGAGCCCCACCCAGTGGCCTGCATTGATACTCCAATAGACGAAAAAGGCAGCGACAAGCGCGATGAGTGCTGCGTCGACGACCAGGGTGCGGGCGCGCCAGCGCCGCACGGCACTCTGCAGCAGGGGCACGGCCTGGTGTCCGAAGGCGTTGGCGGTCTCGCGCAAGGCTGCGATGATGCGGTAGGCGCGCTCGATCTCGACACGCTCCATGCGCAGGAAGATCTCACCGAGGTCTTCGTCGCGCTTCTTCTCGAAGCGCTTGCGCTTGTGCTCGTCCGGGATGGGAATCCCGACTTCCGGATTGTAGATGGTATAGAAGCGGCCCGCGGTCAAGCCCGCTTCGCCGATCGCGCGCAGCCAGGCCGCGACCACGTCCTCCGGGTTGTCCTCGTTGGCTGCGGTATCCAACTGATTGAGGATGTACAGGAACTTGCCCGAATCGGCACGGTGGATGGTGTCCTTCACCAGATGCTTGAGGGTGTCGCGCATCGCACCCGGCTCCGGGTGGCGCGCGTCGAAGAACACCAAGACCAGATCGGACAGGCCGATCATATGGTCGCTGATGCGCAGGATCCCCGTGCGCTGCGCGTCGGCGTCGAAGCCGGGCGAGTCGATTATGATCTTGCCGCGCAGACGTTCGCTGCAGCTGGTCTTGAGCTGCAGATAGGCATCGATGCGTTTGCCTTCCCCGCCGGCGACCTGCTCGATGTCGTGCGACATCTGGTAGAAGGGGAAGCGCGGATCCGAGTCGAGAGAGACGCCCGGAAGCGAATGACTGACCTTCTCCGGACTGTAGACAATCACGGTGAAGCGATCGTCGACGGCTTGATTGCCGGTGCGTTGCAGCTTTTGTCCGAGAAAGAAATTGATGAAGGTCGACTTGCCCGCCGAGAAGGTGCCCAGGATCGAGATCAGCGGCCACCAGGGGATCTGGGTCGCGAACGATTGGTTGGTTTCCAGCAGTCCCGTTCCGTACGCAACACGGTCGATCGCCCGAAAGCTCTGCACGGCACTGAGCAGGACCGGGTTCTCTTGCTCCAGATGAGACTCCAGCTCCTGCATGCGCTGTTGAACGGCCTCGGCGGTAGACGGCATAGGGTCAGCTCCTCGATCTGGATACAACGCTTCGCTTCAGTTGCAAGACAAGCGTCAAGGTTATGGGGGCAGCGGCGTCCGAGGCGCTCGGCGTCATTGACCGGCAGGCGACATCCGTCGCGGCGGCCAAGCCGATCCGGCCCCGACCGCAATGGCGCACGATGTTACACTGAAGTTCGGCGGGATGGATAGCCGGTCACGGACTAGGGGTACTCGGATCGGGCTCGGCTTGCGGGCACGGCGACGGCGGTGTCTTTTGTCGGTGTCGAAGCCCTCGCTGCCGCGACCGTCGCGTCGAGCCGGCGTTTGTCGGCTTGAATGTCGAGCGGCGTCGAAGGCATACTGGGATACTGCGCCGTCCGGAGAATGAAAAGACAACGCGGCACTGAGCAGGCCAAAGGTGCCAGGCTCGGATGCTGCGGATCCGCAACGGATGAGCGCCGGACCCGCGAGGCTGTCCGGTGTCCACGGCAGGTCCGAACGCCATAGCGCCGCTCGGACGTGCGACAAAAAACCCAGCGTTTGGTGTGCGATCCGATGTCAATACAGTTTCGAACCGCCCGTTTTGCGTGCACGCTCGCCGTTGCCGCTGTCGTCTCGTCGGGCTCGGTCCAGGCCCAGGTGCAGGCCGATATCGGCGATACCTTCGTCGTTCAGCAGGCGCAAGGTGCACCCACCGTCTCCTTGGGCGGCAGTGTGGTCCCTTATAAGGAGGTGACGCTCGCCGCGCAGCTGCCGGGACGCATCACCTTCATCGCCGGACGCGAGGGCGATACCTTCAAGGAAAAGGATTTGCTCGTCGCGATCGGCGACGAAGAGCTGCTCGCGAATCGGCGCGCGCTGCTCGCGCAGATGGCGAGCGCCGATGCCCAACTGCGCAATGCGGGCGTTCAGTACTCAAGGGAGATCTACTCGCCGCAGTCGCGTTCCGCGATGGGCGGGATGGGTCTGCCGAATCTGTTCGATCAGATGTTCACGCGCCCGGCCGAGAGCTTCATCGGGGAACGCGACCGCACGGCCGAGCGCTCGGCCGATCTCTTCGCCTCCGGGATTCAGATCCAAGAGGCGCAAAACGCCATGCTGCGCCTCCAGGCGGAGCTTCAGGCGCTCGACTCCAAGATTCGCGATGCCCGCAGCATCGCGCCCTTCGACGGGGTGATCGTGCGCAAACTCATCGAGGTCGGGGACACCATTCAGCCCGGGCAGCCCATGCTCAACTACGCCGACGTGGAGTACCTTCAGATCGAGGTCGATGTCCCGGCGCGCCTGCGTCCGGGGCTGCGCGACGGCATGATGGTCCAAGCCGAGCTGGACCCGGACAATCGGCGCGTGCCTGTCCGGGTGGCTCAGATCTTCCCGATGGCCGATCCGCAACGTCACACCGTCAAGATCAAGTTCGATCTCCCGCAGGGCGTGTCCGAGCCCGGGATGTACGCCAAGGTGCTGGTGCCGGACCTCAACGCCCCGGCGCGTGCCAATCCGGTCATCCCGAGCAGCGCGGTGCGCTACAACGGCAGCTTGCCCGGGGTCTATGTCTTGAGCGAGCGGGGCGAGCCCCAGCTGCGCCTCATCCGCGTCGGCGAGGAGCTTCCCGGCGCGATGGTCACCGTTCTGAGCGGGCTTCGTGCCGGCGAGAGGGTCCTGACGAATCCCGGTCCCCGCGTCACGGCCGGCTGGGCGAGCGGATCACCCGCGGATCGCTGACGACCGCTCCCTTCAGCCCCGGCGATCGCGCACCGCGATCGCCTGCGCAATCCATGTCGCAGCGATGCGGCGCAGGCCCGGTTAATCTGGATTCGACATGAGCCAAGACGTCACATCCCCTCCGCAGGATCGCAAGGAGCCTGCTTACGACGAGGACAATCTCGGAATTGCCGGGCGCACCGCCCGATTCTTCATCCGCTCGCCGCTCTCGCCGCTCTTCTACGTCGCCATGCTGATGATGGGCCTGCTCGGTCTCATCATGACGCCGCGTCAGGAAGACCCCCAGATCTCGGTGCCCATGATCGACATCATGGTGCAGTATCCAGGCGCCTCGGCCCAGCAGGTCGCCAATATGGCGATGCAGCCGCTCGAACGGATGATGAGCGAGATCCCCGGGGTCAAGCACGTGTACTCCGCGTCTCAACGCGGCCAGGGGATCGTGACCGTCGAGTTCGTGGTCGGGGAGAAGATGGGTCCCTCCTTGCTCAAGGTGAACGACAAGGTCGCCTCGAACATGGACAAGATCCCGCCCGGGGTCATGCCGCCGCTGATCAAGACCAAGGGGATCGACGACGTTCCGATCGTCACGCTCACGCTTTGGTCCAAGGACCTGGACGGGGACGGAATACCCGATGTCGACGACGGTCAGTTACGTCTGCTTGCCCAGGATGTGCTGCAGGCGGTCAAGCAGGTCAAGGATACGGGCAACGCCT
The sequence above is drawn from the Thiocapsa rosea genome and encodes:
- a CDS encoding FCSD flavin-binding domain-containing protein, which gives rise to MKINRRDFVKVAGAATAVGLIGAPHLALGATQKVVIVGGGTGGATAAKYIKMADSSIDVTVIEPNEEYITCYLSNEVLGGDRAFDTLKVGYDGLKAHGINVVHDTAAGIDAEKKVVKTAGGTEFGYDRCIVAPGIQILFDKVEGYSEDAAQKLPHAWKAGEQTLILRKQLEDMADGGVVVISAPANPFRCPPGPYERASQIAHYFKANKPKSKVIILDSKQAFSKQALFTQAWERLYGFGTDDALIEWRPGPDAAVSLVKVDEMTVETGFGDEIKADIINIIPPQRAGEIAQTAGLADDSGWCPVDFRSFESKLQPGIHVIGDACIAGAMPKSAYAANSQAKVAAAAVVAMLKGEEPGTPSYVNTCYSIVGTDYGISVAGVYRMAEDGSAIADVEGSGGVTPMDAPDWALAREVQYAYSWYKNIVEDSFG
- a CDS encoding c-type cytochrome, whose protein sequence is MATISPRLALLAGALALGVSSGANADATASMLANTCAGCHGTLGHSAGPASPIIAGINRVVFVDMMQGYKSGDIYSTIMGRIAKGYTDEEFEQMAEFFNTQEFKPAQQDYDKALVDQGAKLHDKYCENCHAEGGIPLRDPDTGEDAEDFYLLAGQWTPYLAYSMEDFRADRREIPKKMKSKLDDLLEKDGDAGLAAVFAFYASQQ
- a CDS encoding NapC/NirT family cytochrome c, producing the protein MSEARKSTRRTSLVVLVLVFVAGIGFAVAMSGGLAYSNRMDLCVSCHSLQVPYAEYQETVHYKNASGVQASCSDCHVPREFFPKLHAKLMAAKDVYHELIGTIDTPEKFEAQRWAMANRVWDRMKADNSRTCRSCHDFSNMDLSAQSRSARSRHGAAEDRGQTCIDCHKGIAHHLPDEPPSDEPPKAPAEDTAATSEAARSTGGKATPADPDAA
- a CDS encoding ankyrin repeat domain-containing protein yields the protein MSVIQLSSQYRRAIGSLLLIVGAVLLTEVQAADPVSPDLGKELRLAAMIGDTEAVAALLDQGIPVDAANELGKTALMVAVESDDLETVALLLTRGANVNARTVASCTPLTFAAEHGNIAITAVLIERGANVHDRTRIGWDPLMIASRYGISDMAEQLLFRGADPKASDREGRTALMLAAVHGQVEVVDLLIESGAELESRDKEGETALLLAADAGHWHVVKALLDAGADVNARDGLGATPLILAISQGHPDATLLLLERGANPNLQDEDGTSALMEAVVTDHAELIQTLLTYRADPALTNSDGRTAGDLAEQRGNREAAALLAQRLSP
- a CDS encoding dynamin family protein, which translates into the protein MPSTAEAVQQRMQELESHLEQENPVLLSAVQSFRAIDRVAYGTGLLETNQSFATQIPWWPLISILGTFSAGKSTFINFFLGQKLQRTGNQAVDDRFTVIVYSPEKVSHSLPGVSLDSDPRFPFYQMSHDIEQVAGGEGKRIDAYLQLKTSCSERLRGKIIIDSPGFDADAQRTGILRISDHMIGLSDLVLVFFDARHPEPGAMRDTLKHLVKDTIHRADSGKFLYILNQLDTAANEDNPEDVVAAWLRAIGEAGLTAGRFYTIYNPEVGIPIPDEHKRKRFEKKRDEDLGEIFLRMERVEIERAYRIIAALRETANAFGHQAVPLLQSAVRRWRARTLVVDAALIALVAAFFVYWSINAGHWVGLSYEPAWLEVLTSHYTWGHDALIGTLIALAIGTHFTVRKLAAMSVEPWLRKQVARKNPPGNLMSAFKKNTRFYRPVIIGRPIGWSSKTRTQINEVLQNCENFVQTLNERYTNPKGLKESPHKAHLPDDPAAVLGRTEHSAA
- a CDS encoding efflux RND transporter periplasmic adaptor subunit gives rise to the protein MSIQFRTARFACTLAVAAVVSSGSVQAQVQADIGDTFVVQQAQGAPTVSLGGSVVPYKEVTLAAQLPGRITFIAGREGDTFKEKDLLVAIGDEELLANRRALLAQMASADAQLRNAGVQYSREIYSPQSRSAMGGMGLPNLFDQMFTRPAESFIGERDRTAERSADLFASGIQIQEAQNAMLRLQAELQALDSKIRDARSIAPFDGVIVRKLIEVGDTIQPGQPMLNYADVEYLQIEVDVPARLRPGLRDGMMVQAELDPDNRRVPVRVAQIFPMADPQRHTVKIKFDLPQGVSEPGMYAKVLVPDLNAPARANPVIPSSAVRYNGSLPGVYVLSERGEPQLRLIRVGEELPGAMVTVLSGLRAGERVLTNPGPRVTAGWASGSPADR
- the nadA gene encoding quinolinate synthase NadA encodes the protein MSIRAPEHAPRPAIAVPPHPQWPTLSTLEKAQLTDRIKALLKAQDAVLVAHYYTDADLQALAEETGGCVSDSLEMARFGAASSARTLVVCGVRFMGETAKILNPEKRILMPDLRATCSLDEGCPADAFGAFCDAHPDHTVVVYANTSAEVKARSDWVVTSSIALPIVAYLAEQGHKVLWAPDKHLGHYVQRMTGADMLLWDGACVVHEEFKSFALERVRKLHPEAAVLVHPESPDDVVDQADVVGSTTQLIKAVVEMPNREFIVATDAGIFWKMHQLAPGKTLIPAPTAGEGATCESCAHCPWMAMNALQNLEQVLLKGDQEILIDPALGRRALVPIRRMLDFAHERGIGARRDAD